In Gemmatimonadales bacterium, the following are encoded in one genomic region:
- a CDS encoding PfkB family carbohydrate kinase: MSARAGILAGGTWIVDRLKVIDTYPHEEALANILAESVGNGGSPFNLLVDLAKLGAGFPLAGVGLIGADAEGDWIVDRCRAHGIDTTQVRVQPGVPTSYTDVMTVRATGRRTFFHQRGANAWLDDTDFDFAASLARHFHLGYLLLLDRLDQADAAFGTVAARTLARAQAAGCTTSIDVVSEDSQRFEQVVWPALPYVDYCFLNDFELERISGLRLRGEMGLDLRAVHAAAERLLGAGVRAWVVVHFPEGAAAVGRDGRFHIRGSLRVPPSQIVSTVGAGDAFAAGLLLALHDGAPMETALQYGVCVAASCLQGAGASDGIGALQECLGLKGRFEVRSLME; the protein is encoded by the coding sequence ATGAGCGCCCGCGCTGGCATTCTCGCGGGAGGCACCTGGATCGTCGACCGACTCAAGGTCATCGACACCTATCCTCACGAGGAGGCGCTGGCCAACATCCTGGCCGAGTCGGTCGGCAATGGGGGAAGTCCGTTCAATCTCCTGGTCGACCTGGCGAAGCTCGGCGCCGGCTTTCCGCTGGCCGGCGTCGGCCTGATCGGGGCGGACGCCGAGGGCGACTGGATTGTCGATCGCTGTCGTGCGCACGGGATCGATACCACGCAGGTGCGGGTCCAGCCTGGGGTGCCGACCTCGTACACGGATGTGATGACGGTCCGGGCGACGGGACGCCGCACCTTTTTTCACCAGCGCGGTGCGAACGCGTGGCTGGACGACACGGACTTCGATTTTGCCGCCAGTCTGGCGCGGCACTTTCACCTGGGCTATCTGCTGCTCCTCGATCGCCTCGATCAGGCGGACGCGGCGTTCGGGACGGTCGCGGCCCGGACCCTCGCGCGAGCGCAGGCCGCCGGGTGCACGACCAGCATTGATGTGGTGAGCGAGGACAGCCAGCGGTTCGAGCAGGTCGTGTGGCCAGCGCTGCCGTATGTGGACTATTGCTTCCTGAACGACTTCGAGCTGGAGCGGATCAGCGGCCTACGGCTTCGAGGTGAAATGGGACTCGACCTGAGGGCCGTTCATGCGGCCGCGGAGCGGCTCCTGGGGGCAGGTGTCCGAGCCTGGGTGGTCGTCCACTTTCCCGAAGGCGCCGCCGCAGTTGGGCGGGACGGGCGCTTCCATATTCGAGGCAGCCTGCGAGTGCCGCCGAGTCAGATCGTCAGCACGGTAGGGGCAGGCGACGCTTTTGCCGCGGGCCTGCTCCTGGCGTTGCACGACGGCGCGCCGATGGAGACGGCACTGCAATACGGGGTCTGCGTCGCGGCGTCCTGCCTGCAGGGCGCTGGCGCTTCGGATGGGATTGGCGCATTGCAGGAATGTCTCGGCCTCAAGGGACGCTTTGAAGTCCGGTCGTTGATGGAATGA